The following proteins are encoded in a genomic region of Streptosporangiales bacterium:
- a CDS encoding acyl-CoA dehydrogenase: protein MEVTTDAVQLLGGYGYVKDYPVERMMRDAKITQIYEGTNQIQRMVIARQLLK, encoded by the coding sequence ATGGAGGTAACGACCGACGCCGTCCAACTGCTCGGCGGCTACGGCTACGTCAAGGACTACCCCGTCGAGCGCATGATGCGCGACGCCAAGATCACCCAGATATACGAGGGCACCAACCAGATCCAGCGCATGGTCATCGCCCGCCAGCTACTGAAGTAG
- a CDS encoding SDR family oxidoreductase — translation MTATVALVTGASRGLGAAIARALADAGHAVAINYRSDERGAADVRRTIVESGGTAELFRADVTDEAEVEALHAAVLATFGRVDVLVLNATGPQPTIAPEQLTWQDVVDQLAYFVKSPLLLTQQVVEGMKQRGYGRIVNVGSEVVDLGNPGSSAYVAAKSAQLGLTRSWARRFGPHGITVNLVAPGWIPTERHAGVDQAEKDAYAQLVPLAHLGVPDDVAAAVAFLASDAAGFITGQRLAVNGGRTLT, via the coding sequence ATGACCGCCACCGTCGCGCTGGTGACCGGCGCCTCGAGAGGGCTGGGGGCGGCGATCGCACGGGCCCTCGCGGACGCCGGCCACGCCGTCGCGATCAACTACCGCAGCGACGAGCGGGGCGCCGCCGACGTGCGTCGCACGATCGTCGAGAGCGGCGGCACCGCCGAGCTGTTCCGGGCCGACGTCACCGACGAGGCCGAGGTGGAGGCGCTCCATGCGGCGGTGCTGGCGACCTTCGGCAGGGTCGACGTCCTGGTGCTGAACGCGACCGGCCCGCAGCCCACCATCGCGCCGGAGCAGCTGACCTGGCAGGACGTCGTCGACCAACTGGCGTACTTCGTCAAGAGCCCGCTGCTGCTGACCCAGCAGGTGGTCGAGGGGATGAAGCAGCGCGGCTACGGCCGCATCGTCAACGTCGGCTCCGAGGTCGTCGACCTGGGCAACCCGGGCTCCAGCGCGTACGTCGCCGCCAAGAGCGCCCAGCTGGGCCTCACCCGTTCCTGGGCACGCCGGTTCGGGCCGCACGGCATCACGGTCAACCTGGTGGCGCCCGGCTGGATCCCCACCGAGCGGCACGCCGGCGTCGACCAGGCGGAGAAGGATGCCTACGCCCAGCTGGTTCCGCTCGCCCACCTCGGCGTGCCCGACGACGTCGCCGCCGCCGTGGCCTTCCTCGCCTCGGACGCCGCCGGCTTCATCACCGGGCAGCGACTGGCCGTCAACGGCGGCCGCACGCTCACCTGA
- a CDS encoding methyltransferase domain-containing protein: MTGGRRRTPNPPGLHVLRTGFAAELVRHAGITRDDLVIDLGAGTGALTGPLASTGARVLAVERSARLARSLERRYAAAAQVRVIEGDMLAIPLPRRPYRVVANLPFSIAMSVLGRLLDDPRSGLRRADLVVPWHLAVRLAGAGHGGSRTRRWHRRYTFRVARRLNAGAFRPPPSVAAGVLVVERG, from the coding sequence GTGACCGGGGGACGGCGGCGCACGCCGAACCCACCCGGGCTGCACGTCCTGCGCACGGGGTTCGCGGCTGAGCTCGTCCGGCACGCGGGGATCACCCGCGACGATCTCGTCATCGACCTCGGTGCGGGCACCGGAGCACTGACCGGCCCGTTGGCGTCCACCGGAGCCCGCGTGCTCGCGGTGGAGCGTTCAGCACGGCTCGCGCGGAGTCTCGAACGGCGCTACGCCGCGGCCGCGCAGGTCAGGGTGATCGAGGGCGACATGCTCGCGATCCCGTTGCCACGCCGCCCGTACCGGGTCGTGGCCAACCTGCCGTTCAGCATCGCCATGTCGGTGCTCGGCCGGTTGCTCGACGACCCGCGCAGCGGCCTGCGCCGCGCCGACCTCGTGGTGCCGTGGCACTTGGCCGTGCGCCTCGCCGGCGCCGGACACGGCGGGTCCCGCACCCGCCGGTGGCACCGCAGGTACACCTTCCGCGTCGCCCGGCGCCTGAACGCGGGCGCGTTCCGCCCACCGCCCTCGGTCGCCGCCGGCGTACTCGTCGTCGAGCGCGGCTGA
- a CDS encoding LytR family transcriptional regulator yields the protein MSERSGGSGGIGKGRRGGSEGGSSRRYESTSRTYGRPRPDQGKRGDVAFRRALVVTLLSVIAPGSGHLALRRHGVGRPVLRTYLILVAAGVLAAIFVPRSWWLALAFKPWVLGALQVAAVVVGVLWVAVVLHAFALARPGQIVASRRGVAVAIALVLCAGILAPFGVASRYAGVQRDLVTSMFPEEGTGPKGRMNVLLIGGDAGKDRVGVRTDSMIVASVDLATGRTVLISLPRNLQHVPMPEGPARDRFPNGFDDLLNAVYKYGEEHPKVVPGSRHPGPDLLKQTVGGVLGIPVHYYLLVNLRGFRQMVDALGGVTVTVKERLPIGGEGGPVTGYVQPGRRKLTGLEALWYARSRAASSDYDRMARQRCLISAVAEQADPANVLLRYQKLAAASKELFATDIPQNVMSSLTGVAEKVKTHKIKSLALVPPLIDTSDPDWGLIKRRTDKAIKASMKDPKPRSGDPTPAGSKDRATPKPDRSVSPYASCD from the coding sequence ATGTCGGAACGTTCAGGGGGATCCGGGGGGATCGGGAAGGGGAGGCGCGGGGGATCCGAGGGCGGGTCGTCGCGACGGTACGAGAGTACGAGCCGCACCTACGGACGGCCGAGGCCGGACCAGGGAAAGCGCGGCGACGTCGCGTTCCGGCGGGCCCTCGTCGTCACCCTCCTCTCCGTCATCGCTCCCGGCAGTGGGCACCTCGCCCTGCGCCGCCACGGCGTCGGGCGGCCGGTGCTGCGCACGTACCTGATCCTCGTGGCCGCCGGCGTGCTCGCCGCGATCTTCGTGCCCAGGTCGTGGTGGCTCGCGCTCGCGTTCAAGCCGTGGGTGCTCGGCGCGCTGCAGGTGGCCGCGGTCGTCGTCGGCGTGCTCTGGGTCGCGGTCGTACTGCATGCCTTCGCGCTGGCCAGGCCCGGGCAGATCGTCGCGTCGCGCCGCGGCGTCGCGGTCGCGATCGCGCTCGTCCTCTGTGCCGGCATCCTCGCGCCGTTCGGGGTCGCGTCGCGGTACGCCGGCGTGCAGCGTGACCTCGTCACGAGCATGTTCCCCGAGGAGGGCACGGGGCCGAAGGGACGGATGAACGTCCTGCTCATCGGCGGCGACGCGGGCAAGGACCGGGTCGGCGTCCGCACCGACAGCATGATCGTGGCGAGCGTCGACCTCGCCACCGGTCGCACGGTGCTGATCAGCCTGCCGCGCAACCTGCAGCACGTGCCGATGCCGGAGGGCCCCGCGCGCGACCGGTTCCCGAACGGCTTCGACGACCTGCTCAACGCGGTCTACAAGTACGGCGAGGAGCACCCCAAGGTCGTACCGGGCTCACGGCACCCCGGTCCCGACCTCCTCAAGCAGACGGTCGGCGGCGTCCTCGGCATCCCCGTGCACTACTACCTGCTCGTCAACCTCAGGGGATTCCGGCAGATGGTCGATGCGCTCGGCGGCGTCACCGTCACGGTCAAGGAACGGCTGCCCATCGGCGGCGAGGGCGGGCCCGTCACGGGGTACGTGCAGCCGGGGCGGCGCAAGCTGACCGGGCTCGAGGCGCTCTGGTACGCCCGGTCGAGAGCGGCGTCGAGCGACTACGACCGGATGGCCAGGCAGCGCTGCCTGATCAGTGCCGTCGCCGAGCAGGCCGATCCCGCCAACGTGCTGCTGCGATATCAGAAGCTCGCGGCGGCGAGCAAGGAGCTCTTCGCGACCGACATCCCGCAGAACGTCATGAGCTCGCTGACCGGTGTCGCGGAGAAGGTCAAGACGCACAAGATCAAGAGCCTCGCCCTGGTGCCACCGCTGATCGATACGTCCGACCCTGACTGGGGCCTGATCAAGCGCAGGACCGACAAGGCGATCAAGGCGTCGATGAAGGACCCGAAGCCGAGGAGCGGAGACCCCACCCCGGCCGGCTCGAAGGACCGCGCGACACCGAAGCCCGATCGCTCGGTCTCGCCGTACGCGTCCTGTGATTAG